A single window of Hymenobacter sp. APR13 DNA harbors:
- a CDS encoding putative LPS assembly protein LptD, with product MLCLLAALGLLNFTARAQAPTPRRQQATSVPADVRRPAQILRADTTRSGLQRPRSGTAADTSGLVRRGSTPDSLNVAAGARKGGVETTVKYAAKDSIRFVVGEKKAILYDAASVNYGEMDLKANRITVDYSNNLLTAEGTQDSTGKTRGRPVFKNGAETYQAGRINYNFKSKKGKIADAVTQQGEGYLHAETIKKNQFNEIYGRNGRYTTCNLEHPHFYINASKMKVIPGQKVVTGPFNLVIGGIPTPLGLPFGYFPSPSSTRASGLIIPTFGQSTDRGFFLRNGGYYWAANDNIGVRFTGDVYSGAGQQFGGWRGQAEMQYIKRYRYNGLLSFEFSSRPAERLLQEDGVTASGAVFRQPRSPKTLWLRWSHSPTPRPGGGRFSASVQAGSSDFNQQNSFEPRRFLTPAFSSTISYSKQLRNAPINYSLNLSQTQNTQTGEMSFVLPDATVQVARQYPYQWLGISPSGKFYEQLSFSYSLTGQNKVTNTQAARQLSGVPLLGGTNAGSVIPIKLENIATLLRNSQTGLRHDFQIQLGSYNVLKHINVSPAVSYNEVWYFKRLDYSFNPVAQAIRVDTTTSFNRLYTVSMGVNLGTNFYGTLVRKGTRKIQAIRHKVTPNISYQYAPNANPDYRQSLNLPLGTSLDGQGRLVDSRIFSRYEGFLYGTPAGQRQSQVSFSLQNAVEMKVRNKNDTTGTTPFNKVSLIDGLDFNTGYNFLADSLRLQPLSATFRTQVAKKLSINITASLDPYQRDTAGRTINKYLFDQQSRRLARLTSASLQMNYQFNPAQNPNKKSNVPRAVAPVNDPTLGNPNPINPYEDYVDFELPWEMTTGFSILYVDPGVRPSRGTYVRTRAFTTAALNLSGSVKLTSNTRVGYTTNYDFINKTPAFTSLDIFRDLHCWQITANWRPFSGYGQGYFVTIAAKSSLLQDLKLNRNRTFLNY from the coding sequence GTGTTGTGCCTGCTGGCGGCACTCGGACTATTGAATTTCACGGCCCGGGCGCAGGCCCCTACCCCGCGCCGGCAGCAGGCCACCTCGGTCCCCGCCGACGTGCGCCGCCCCGCTCAGATTCTGCGCGCCGACACCACCCGCTCGGGGCTGCAGCGCCCCCGCTCCGGCACCGCTGCCGACACCAGCGGCCTGGTGCGCCGCGGCAGCACGCCTGACTCGCTGAATGTGGCCGCCGGCGCCCGCAAAGGCGGCGTGGAAACCACGGTGAAATATGCCGCCAAAGACTCCATCCGGTTTGTGGTGGGCGAAAAAAAGGCCATCCTGTATGATGCCGCCAGCGTGAACTACGGCGAGATGGACCTCAAGGCTAACCGCATTACCGTCGACTACAGCAACAACCTGCTCACGGCCGAAGGCACCCAGGACTCCACCGGTAAAACCCGCGGCCGCCCCGTATTCAAGAACGGCGCCGAAACCTACCAGGCCGGCCGCATCAACTACAATTTCAAGAGCAAGAAAGGCAAGATTGCCGACGCCGTAACCCAACAGGGCGAAGGCTACCTGCACGCCGAAACCATCAAGAAAAACCAGTTCAACGAAATCTACGGCCGCAACGGGCGCTACACCACCTGCAACCTCGAGCACCCGCACTTCTACATCAACGCCAGCAAGATGAAGGTGATTCCGGGCCAGAAAGTGGTGACCGGCCCCTTCAACCTGGTGATTGGCGGCATCCCCACGCCGCTGGGGCTGCCGTTCGGCTACTTCCCCTCGCCCAGCTCCACCCGCGCCTCAGGCCTGATTATCCCTACGTTCGGGCAGTCCACGGACCGCGGCTTCTTCCTGCGCAATGGCGGCTACTACTGGGCTGCCAACGACAACATCGGCGTGCGATTCACCGGCGACGTCTACTCGGGCGCGGGCCAGCAGTTCGGTGGTTGGCGCGGCCAAGCCGAGATGCAGTACATCAAGCGCTACCGCTACAATGGCCTGCTGAGCTTCGAGTTTTCGTCAAGGCCCGCCGAGCGGCTGCTACAGGAAGACGGCGTGACGGCCTCAGGCGCGGTGTTTCGGCAGCCTCGCAGCCCCAAAACATTGTGGTTGCGCTGGAGCCACTCGCCTACCCCGCGTCCCGGCGGCGGCCGGTTTTCGGCCAGCGTGCAGGCCGGCAGCTCCGACTTCAACCAGCAGAACTCGTTTGAGCCGCGCCGCTTCCTGACGCCGGCCTTCTCCTCCACCATCAGCTACAGCAAGCAGTTGCGCAACGCGCCCATCAACTATTCGCTGAACCTGAGCCAGACCCAGAACACACAAACCGGCGAAATGAGCTTCGTGCTGCCCGACGCCACGGTGCAGGTGGCGCGGCAGTATCCGTACCAGTGGCTGGGCATTTCACCGAGCGGCAAATTCTACGAGCAGCTGTCCTTCTCCTACTCGCTCACGGGCCAAAACAAGGTTACAAATACCCAGGCGGCGCGGCAGCTGTCGGGTGTGCCGCTGCTGGGTGGCACCAACGCCGGCAGCGTCATCCCTATCAAGCTCGAAAATATTGCGACTCTGCTGCGCAACTCCCAGACTGGCCTGCGCCACGACTTCCAGATTCAGCTGGGCAGCTACAACGTGCTCAAGCACATCAACGTCAGCCCGGCCGTCAGCTACAACGAGGTCTGGTATTTCAAGCGCCTCGACTACAGCTTCAACCCCGTGGCTCAGGCCATTAGGGTAGATACCACCACCAGCTTCAACCGCCTCTACACGGTATCAATGGGCGTCAACCTGGGCACCAACTTCTACGGCACGCTGGTACGCAAGGGCACGCGCAAAATCCAGGCAATCCGCCACAAAGTCACGCCCAACATCAGCTACCAGTACGCGCCCAACGCCAACCCTGACTACCGCCAGAGCCTCAACCTGCCGCTGGGCACCAGCCTCGACGGGCAGGGCCGCCTGGTGGATTCGCGCATCTTCTCGCGCTACGAAGGCTTCCTGTACGGCACGCCCGCTGGGCAGCGCCAGAGCCAGGTGAGCTTCTCGCTGCAGAACGCCGTGGAAATGAAGGTGCGCAACAAGAACGACACCACCGGCACCACGCCGTTCAACAAAGTCAGTTTGATTGACGGCCTCGACTTCAACACCGGCTACAACTTCCTGGCCGATTCTTTACGTCTGCAGCCGCTCAGCGCCACGTTCCGGACACAAGTGGCGAAGAAGCTTAGCATCAACATTACTGCTTCCCTTGATCCTTACCAGCGCGACACGGCCGGACGCACCATCAACAAGTACCTCTTCGATCAGCAGAGCCGCCGCTTGGCGCGCCTCACGTCGGCCTCGCTGCAGATGAACTACCAGTTCAACCCGGCCCAGAACCCGAACAAGAAAAGCAACGTGCCCCGTGCCGTAGCCCCCGTCAACGACCCTACGCTCGGCAACCCCAACCCCATCAACCCCTACGAGGACTACGTGGATTTCGAGCTGCCCTGGGAAATGACCACCGGCTTCTCCATCCTCTACGTCGACCCGGGCGTGCGGCCTTCGCGTGGCACCTATGTGCGCACCCGCGCCTTCACCACGGCCGCCCTCAACCTGAGCGGCTCCGTAAAGCTGACCAGCAACACCCGCGTCGGCTACACCACCAACTACGACTTCATCAACAAAACGCCGGCCTTCACCTCGCTGGACATCTTCCGCGACCTACACTGCTGGCAGATTACGGCCAACTGGCGCCCGTTCAGCGGCTACGGCCAGGGCTACTTCGTGACCATTGCCGCCAAGTCGTCGCTGCTGCAGGATCTGAAGCTGAACCGCAACCGCACGTTCCTGAACTACTAA
- a CDS encoding N-acetylmuramoyl-L-alanine amidase family protein, whose protein sequence is MRNIVTLCLLGLLCFSGAPAAVAPEGPTPRPVLSTKPQGYRLRTVVLDAGHGGKDRGCAGVKAREADVALKIILALGRQIEDSMPGVKVVYTRKTDVFVELADRAGIANKHNADLFISVHCNAAAPGAYGTEVWTMGPHKTDANLSVAKRENAVILQEDNYKERYNGFDPTSPQSHILFSLYQSAHIVNSIRFAQKVDKQFRTTVKRTSRGVKQAGFLVLWKSTMPAVLIESGFLTNRQEEAYLNDKTNQSYMASGIFRAFRDYKNELEAMNGE, encoded by the coding sequence GTGCGGAATATTGTCACGTTGTGTTTGCTGGGGTTACTCTGTTTTTCTGGTGCTCCGGCGGCGGTAGCGCCGGAAGGCCCGACCCCACGTCCTGTTCTTTCAACTAAGCCGCAGGGCTACCGCCTGCGGACCGTGGTGCTCGATGCCGGCCACGGCGGCAAAGACCGCGGCTGCGCCGGCGTGAAAGCCCGCGAAGCCGACGTGGCCCTGAAAATCATTCTGGCCTTGGGCCGGCAGATAGAGGATTCCATGCCGGGCGTAAAGGTTGTATATACCCGCAAAACCGACGTGTTTGTAGAGCTGGCCGACCGCGCAGGCATTGCCAACAAACACAATGCCGACCTTTTCATCTCGGTGCACTGCAATGCCGCGGCCCCTGGTGCCTACGGTACCGAAGTTTGGACCATGGGCCCGCACAAGACCGACGCCAACCTGTCGGTGGCCAAGCGCGAAAACGCCGTAATTCTGCAGGAAGACAACTATAAGGAACGCTACAACGGCTTCGACCCGACTTCGCCGCAGAGCCACATCCTGTTTTCGCTCTACCAGAGTGCCCATATCGTCAACAGTATCCGGTTTGCCCAAAAAGTGGATAAGCAGTTCCGCACGACCGTAAAGCGCACCTCGCGCGGGGTGAAGCAGGCCGGTTTTCTGGTGCTCTGGAAATCCACCATGCCAGCCGTGCTCATCGAATCCGGCTTCCTGACCAACCGCCAGGAAGAAGCCTACCTGAACGATAAGACCAATCAGTCGTATATGGCCTCGGGTATCTTCCGGGCCTTCCGCGACTATAAAAACGAGTTGGAGGCCATGAATGGGGAATAA
- a CDS encoding MlaD family protein: MSKEIKVALLGIVALVALYLGFNFLKGSNLLSSDHTYYARYDNVDGLTVGNPVILNGVKVGQVKEMRLLPEEGNKVKVAVELQKDVVVGDSTVASLSGSLLGSKTITLFLGRNSKIYDGGEELKSYTVASITDAFQAKALPVLGTVDSTLTKVNGFLSKEAKVSLQATLLNAQGSTEALKNLLIMNQRNINQITTNMARLTSELNKTSAKFDRIASNFSTLSDSLKNAPVGPAMRKLNATMTEAQGTMTTLNRSLSDQKGSLGKLMNDTTLYNNLNATAASTNTLLTDFQANPKRYVHFSVFGGGKDKAKKEVETTTVKPNGTTTETETKTTIK, translated from the coding sequence GTGTCGAAAGAAATCAAAGTAGCCCTGTTGGGCATCGTGGCCCTGGTAGCGTTGTACCTGGGCTTTAATTTCCTGAAGGGTAGCAACCTGCTTTCCTCGGACCACACGTACTATGCCCGCTACGACAATGTGGACGGCCTCACAGTGGGCAACCCCGTGATTCTGAACGGCGTGAAAGTGGGCCAGGTGAAGGAAATGCGCCTGCTGCCGGAAGAAGGCAATAAGGTGAAGGTGGCCGTGGAGCTGCAAAAGGATGTGGTGGTCGGCGACTCGACGGTGGCCAGCCTGAGCGGCTCGCTGCTGGGCTCGAAAACCATTACGCTGTTTCTGGGCCGCAACTCCAAAATATATGATGGGGGCGAGGAACTGAAGTCCTACACCGTGGCCAGCATCACCGACGCCTTCCAGGCTAAAGCGCTACCCGTGCTGGGCACCGTCGACTCGACGCTGACTAAGGTGAACGGCTTCCTGAGCAAAGAGGCGAAAGTAAGCCTGCAGGCCACGCTGCTTAACGCCCAAGGCAGCACCGAGGCCCTGAAGAATCTGCTGATCATGAACCAGCGCAACATCAACCAGATTACCACCAACATGGCCCGTCTGACCTCGGAGCTAAATAAAACCAGCGCCAAGTTCGACCGGATTGCCAGCAACTTCTCCACCCTCAGCGACTCGCTGAAGAATGCCCCCGTGGGCCCGGCCATGCGCAAGCTCAACGCTACCATGACGGAGGCGCAAGGCACCATGACCACGCTCAACCGCTCGCTGTCGGATCAGAAAGGTTCGTTGGGTAAGCTGATGAACGATACCACGCTCTACAACAACCTCAACGCCACGGCTGCCAGCACCAACACGCTGCTCACCGATTTCCAGGCTAATCCCAAGCGCTACGTGCATTTCTCGGTATTTGGCGGTGGCAAGGACAAAGCCAAGAAAGAGGTGGAAACCACGACCGTGAAGCCCAACGGCACCACGACGGAAACCGAAACCAAAACGACTATCAAGTAG
- a CDS encoding acyl-CoA carboxylase subunit beta gives MNLEFNKNEDSIKQLNFQLKMRLEKVALGGGEKRIAAHKAKGKLTARERIEYLLDKDSETVEIGAFAGEGMYKEEGGCPSGGVVVVIGWVQGRQCVIVANDATVKAGAWFPITAKKNLRAQEISIENKLPIIYLVDSAGVYLPMQDEIFPDKEHFGRIFRNNAVMSSMGIVQLAAIMGPCVAGGAYLPIMSDEAMIVDGTGSVFLAGSYLVKSAIGESIDNETLGGATTHSEISGVTDYKFSTDEECLDHIRNIFDKLGGHATAGFSRKTPAAPKENPAEILGLLPADRAKPYDMMDIINRLVDDSEFEPYKDLYGQTLLCGLARIDGWAVGIVANQRKIVKTKKGAMQMGGVIYSDSADKAARFIMNCNQKRIPLVFLHDVSGFMVGSQSEHGGIIKDGAKMVNAMANSVVPKFSVVIGNSYGAGNYAMCGKAYDPRLIVAWPTAQLAVMSGAAAANTLLQIQVASLKAKGEVITPEAEKELLDRIKARYDEQLSPYYAAARLWVDAIIDPLETRKVISQGISMANHAPIEKAYNVGVIQV, from the coding sequence ATGAACCTCGAATTCAACAAAAACGAAGACAGCATCAAACAACTCAACTTCCAGCTGAAAATGCGGCTGGAGAAAGTGGCCCTTGGCGGCGGCGAGAAGCGTATTGCCGCGCACAAGGCCAAAGGCAAGCTCACGGCTCGGGAGCGAATCGAGTATTTGCTCGATAAGGATTCGGAAACCGTGGAAATCGGGGCGTTTGCGGGGGAGGGGATGTATAAGGAGGAAGGCGGCTGCCCCTCGGGCGGCGTGGTGGTAGTCATTGGCTGGGTGCAGGGCCGGCAGTGCGTGATAGTGGCCAACGACGCCACCGTGAAGGCCGGGGCCTGGTTCCCGATTACGGCCAAGAAAAACCTGCGGGCCCAGGAAATCAGCATCGAAAACAAGCTGCCCATCATCTACCTCGTCGATTCGGCGGGCGTGTACCTGCCCATGCAGGACGAAATCTTCCCCGATAAGGAGCACTTCGGCCGCATCTTCCGCAACAACGCCGTGATGAGCAGCATGGGCATCGTGCAGCTGGCCGCTATCATGGGCCCGTGCGTGGCCGGCGGGGCCTATCTGCCGATTATGAGCGACGAGGCCATGATTGTGGACGGCACCGGCTCGGTGTTCCTGGCGGGCTCCTACCTGGTGAAGTCGGCCATCGGCGAGTCCATCGACAACGAGACGCTGGGCGGCGCTACTACCCACTCCGAAATTTCGGGTGTGACGGACTACAAGTTCAGCACCGACGAGGAGTGCCTGGACCACATCCGCAACATCTTCGACAAGCTGGGCGGCCACGCTACGGCCGGCTTCTCGCGCAAAACGCCCGCCGCCCCCAAGGAAAACCCCGCTGAAATCCTGGGTTTGTTGCCCGCCGACCGTGCCAAGCCCTACGACATGATGGACATCATCAACCGGCTGGTCGATGATTCGGAGTTCGAGCCCTACAAGGACCTCTATGGCCAGACGCTGCTCTGCGGCCTCGCCCGCATTGATGGCTGGGCCGTGGGCATCGTGGCCAACCAGCGCAAAATCGTGAAGACCAAAAAAGGCGCCATGCAAATGGGCGGCGTCATCTACTCCGACTCGGCCGATAAGGCGGCGCGCTTCATCATGAACTGCAACCAGAAGCGCATCCCGCTGGTGTTCCTGCACGACGTGTCGGGCTTCATGGTGGGCTCGCAGAGTGAGCACGGTGGCATCATCAAGGACGGCGCCAAGATGGTGAATGCCATGGCCAACTCCGTGGTGCCCAAGTTCTCGGTGGTCATCGGCAACAGCTACGGCGCCGGCAACTACGCCATGTGCGGCAAAGCCTACGACCCGCGCCTCATCGTCGCCTGGCCCACGGCCCAGCTGGCCGTGATGAGCGGCGCCGCCGCCGCCAACACGCTCCTGCAGATTCAGGTAGCGTCCTTGAAAGCCAAAGGCGAAGTCATCACGCCCGAAGCCGAGAAGGAGCTGCTGGACCGCATCAAAGCCCGCTACGACGAGCAGCTCTCGCCCTACTACGCCGCCGCGCGCCTCTGGGTGGATGCCATCATCGACCCGCTGGAAACCCGCAAAGTCATTTCCCAGGGTATCAGCATGGCCAACCACGCGCCGATTGAAAAGGCGTACAATGTGGGCGTGATTCAGGTGTGA
- a CDS encoding DUF5694 domain-containing protein has product MKIPILLPAFLALRATSFAQSAPPAEVMMVGSDHLSQLYRKDSPNTDVLTAPGQRDAARFVAALAKYRPDMVVVERLPEEQPRLDSLYALYRQDKLDLTTLPDGRSEVYQLAFRLGRQLQLPRIYCANAPGGTSQGILRTGQNIELYQAAGAELSKVSGEKKAALQNGQLSLHDYLVALNQPQVYNLAYRLRYITPARVVNGRFTNPDAMVDTAFVNPKYIGAELISVFKNRDYKIYSNIVTQAMQVRPKRVLALFGAAHIGSLNSIFADDPEFRVVASRKYLKK; this is encoded by the coding sequence ATGAAAATACCTATACTGCTTCCTGCATTTCTCGCGCTTCGCGCCACCAGCTTCGCCCAGTCGGCGCCGCCCGCCGAGGTGATGATGGTGGGCTCCGACCACCTGAGCCAGCTCTACCGCAAAGACAGCCCCAACACCGATGTTCTTACGGCGCCGGGCCAGCGCGATGCGGCCCGCTTCGTGGCGGCTCTGGCCAAATACCGGCCCGATATGGTGGTGGTGGAACGTCTGCCCGAAGAGCAGCCCCGCCTCGACAGCCTCTACGCGCTGTACCGGCAGGACAAGCTGGACCTGACCACGCTGCCCGATGGCCGGAGCGAAGTGTACCAGCTGGCGTTCCGGCTGGGCCGGCAGCTGCAGCTGCCCCGGATTTACTGCGCAAATGCGCCGGGCGGCACGTCGCAGGGCATTTTGCGCACCGGCCAGAACATTGAGCTGTACCAGGCAGCCGGCGCGGAGCTCAGCAAAGTATCGGGCGAGAAGAAAGCCGCGCTGCAAAACGGCCAGCTTTCCCTGCACGACTACCTCGTAGCCCTCAACCAGCCGCAGGTATACAACCTGGCGTACCGGCTGCGCTACATCACGCCGGCGCGGGTCGTGAATGGGCGCTTCACCAACCCCGACGCCATGGTGGACACGGCTTTCGTCAACCCGAAATACATCGGGGCCGAGCTGATATCGGTGTTCAAAAACCGCGACTATAAAATCTACTCCAACATCGTGACGCAGGCTATGCAGGTTCGCCCGAAGCGGGTGCTGGCCCTGTTTGGGGCGGCGCACATCGGCTCCCTGAACAGCATCTTCGCCGACGACCCCGAGTTTCGGGTGGTGGCGTCGCGGAAGTACCTGAAGAAGTAG
- a CDS encoding DUF1572 domain-containing protein yields the protein MDTDYLTSVRKQFEYYKLLGDQTFAQLPDEALFWQPNAESNSVATIVKHLWGNMLSRWTDFLTTDGEKPWRQREAEFDNDLGTRTEVLARWEAGWSCLLAALDSLTPDNWDQPVYIRNQGHTVTEAINRQLAHYPYHVGQIVFIGKLVRAGQWQSLSIPRGTSAAYNADKFAQEPHRAHFTDEYLGRKPE from the coding sequence ATGGATACCGACTACCTCACCAGCGTCCGCAAGCAGTTTGAGTACTACAAGCTGCTCGGCGACCAGACGTTTGCCCAACTGCCCGACGAGGCCCTGTTCTGGCAGCCCAACGCCGAAAGCAACAGCGTGGCCACCATCGTGAAGCACCTGTGGGGCAATATGCTCTCCCGCTGGACCGATTTTCTGACCACCGACGGCGAGAAGCCCTGGCGGCAGCGCGAGGCCGAATTCGATAACGACTTGGGCACCCGGACCGAGGTGCTGGCGCGCTGGGAAGCAGGCTGGAGCTGCCTGCTGGCCGCCCTCGACTCGCTCACGCCCGACAACTGGGACCAGCCGGTGTACATCCGCAACCAGGGGCACACCGTCACGGAGGCCATCAACCGGCAGCTGGCGCACTACCCGTACCACGTGGGGCAAATCGTGTTTATCGGGAAGCTGGTGCGGGCGGGGCAGTGGCAGTCGTTGTCGATTCCGCGCGGCACGTCGGCGGCGTACAACGCCGATAAGTTTGCGCAGGAGCCGCACCGGGCGCATTTCACCGACGAGTACCTGGGCCGCAAACCCGAATAA
- the poxB gene encoding ubiquinone-dependent pyruvate dehydrogenase produces MAKKTVSEILVDTLLAAGVTRVYGVVGDSLNGITEEIRKRDGIEWIHVRNEEAGAFAAGAEAHLTGALAVCAGSCGPGNTHLLNGLYDCHRSRVPVLALAAQIPSAEIGSQYFQETHPENTFKECSAYCELIAHPDQAVRCIEIGIQTALTQRGVAVLVIPGDISHEKTEAPEPRLPILRNRARLVPDLEDLRAAADLLNTCSRVTIMAGAGCAEAHAELLQTAEALGAPVVHALRGKEYVEPHNPYDVGMSGLLGFTSGYHALMDADALLMLGTDFPYQQFLPQDARTVQIDLRGEHIGRRARVEVGLVGDVAATLQALLPLLNHKRDRAHLEKAQENYREARQDLDDLATGEAGDTSLHPQYVARLLNEQAAADAIFTCDVGTPTIWAARYLRFNGQRRLIGSFNHGSMANAMPQALGAQLTYPGRQVIALAGDGGFAMLMGELLTLKQLKTPVKIVIFNNNSLGFVELEMKAAGILEYGTELENPNFAALAEAAGVRGIRVSAPAELPAAIAAMLAHPGPVILDAVVKRAELSMPPTIEAAQVKGFSLYTLKAIMSGRGDEILELAKANLFR; encoded by the coding sequence ATGGCGAAGAAAACCGTCTCTGAAATACTGGTAGATACCCTGCTGGCCGCCGGCGTGACCCGCGTGTATGGCGTGGTGGGCGACTCGCTCAACGGCATCACCGAAGAAATCCGCAAGCGCGACGGCATCGAGTGGATACACGTCCGCAACGAGGAAGCCGGCGCGTTTGCGGCTGGCGCCGAAGCCCACCTTACGGGCGCGCTGGCCGTGTGCGCCGGCAGCTGCGGCCCCGGCAACACCCACCTGCTCAACGGCCTCTACGACTGCCACCGCAGCCGCGTGCCGGTGCTGGCCCTGGCCGCCCAGATTCCGAGCGCGGAAATCGGCAGTCAGTATTTCCAAGAAACCCACCCCGAAAACACGTTCAAAGAGTGCAGCGCCTATTGTGAGCTGATTGCCCACCCCGACCAGGCCGTGCGCTGCATCGAAATCGGGATTCAGACGGCCCTCACGCAGCGCGGTGTGGCCGTGCTGGTGATTCCCGGCGACATCAGCCACGAAAAAACCGAGGCTCCGGAGCCACGCCTGCCCATACTGCGCAACCGGGCCCGGCTGGTGCCCGACTTGGAGGATTTGCGTGCCGCCGCCGATTTGCTCAACACCTGCAGCCGTGTGACCATTATGGCTGGGGCCGGCTGCGCCGAGGCCCACGCCGAGCTGCTGCAAACCGCCGAAGCCCTGGGTGCGCCGGTGGTGCACGCGCTGCGCGGCAAGGAATACGTGGAGCCCCACAACCCCTACGACGTGGGCATGAGCGGCCTGCTGGGCTTCACCTCCGGCTACCACGCCCTCATGGACGCCGACGCGCTGCTCATGCTCGGCACCGACTTCCCATACCAGCAGTTTCTGCCCCAGGATGCTCGCACCGTGCAGATTGATTTGCGCGGTGAGCATATCGGGCGGCGGGCACGGGTGGAAGTGGGGCTGGTGGGCGACGTGGCGGCTACGCTGCAAGCTCTGCTGCCGCTACTCAACCACAAGCGCGACCGGGCGCATTTAGAGAAAGCCCAGGAAAACTACCGCGAGGCCCGCCAAGACCTCGACGACCTGGCCACCGGCGAGGCCGGCGACACCAGTTTGCACCCGCAATACGTGGCGCGCTTGCTGAACGAGCAGGCCGCCGCAGACGCCATTTTCACCTGCGACGTGGGCACGCCCACCATCTGGGCGGCGCGCTATCTGCGCTTCAACGGCCAGCGGCGGCTCATTGGCTCCTTCAATCACGGTAGTATGGCCAACGCCATGCCGCAGGCGCTGGGCGCCCAGCTTACGTACCCCGGCCGGCAGGTAATTGCGCTGGCTGGCGACGGGGGCTTCGCCATGCTGATGGGCGAGCTGCTGACGCTGAAACAGCTGAAAACGCCGGTCAAAATCGTCATCTTCAACAACAACAGCCTGGGCTTCGTGGAGCTGGAAATGAAGGCGGCCGGCATTCTGGAATACGGCACCGAGCTGGAAAACCCCAACTTCGCGGCCCTGGCCGAAGCCGCCGGCGTGCGCGGTATCCGCGTTTCAGCCCCTGCCGAGCTGCCCGCCGCCATTGCCGCCATGCTGGCTCACCCTGGCCCCGTAATTCTGGATGCCGTGGTGAAGCGCGCCGAGCTTTCCATGCCGCCTACCATCGAGGCGGCTCAAGTGAAAGGATTTAGCCTCTACACCCTTAAAGCCATCATGAGCGGCCGCGGCGACGAAATACTGGAACTGGCCAAAGCCAATCTGTTTCGGTAA
- a CDS encoding transglutaminase-like domain-containing protein — protein sequence MTNKEIKALISLLDDPEIAPQIQEKIQSLGETIIPFLEESWEETLDSQQQQRLEDLIHHLQFEGLQQRLRVWRDSGGENLLEGMWLLNSYQYPDADLQSLNKAIEQLRFEVWTLLRPDMLPTEQVQALNHVLFRVHKFAANTQNFHSPANSMLHRVLETRRGNPLTLCVIYLLVAQRLELPVFGVNLPNLFVLTFRPETPLIEPFYINCYNRGLILTRTDIEHYIVQLNLTSNDIFYEPCSHLDIVRRALRNLQLSFEKLQEPAKATEVAQLLTILTDEPATPPDAPEEEE from the coding sequence ATGACCAATAAAGAAATCAAAGCCCTCATCTCCCTGCTCGACGATCCGGAAATTGCCCCGCAGATTCAGGAGAAAATCCAGAGCCTGGGCGAAACCATCATTCCGTTTCTGGAAGAAAGCTGGGAAGAAACCCTCGACTCGCAGCAGCAGCAGCGCCTCGAAGATTTGATCCACCATTTGCAGTTTGAAGGCCTGCAGCAGCGCCTGCGCGTGTGGCGCGACTCGGGCGGCGAAAACCTGCTGGAAGGCATGTGGCTGCTGAATTCCTACCAATACCCCGACGCCGACCTGCAGAGCCTCAACAAGGCCATCGAGCAGTTGCGCTTCGAGGTCTGGACCCTGCTGCGGCCCGATATGCTGCCTACTGAGCAGGTGCAGGCGCTCAACCACGTGCTGTTTCGGGTGCATAAGTTTGCGGCCAATACTCAGAACTTCCACTCGCCGGCCAACTCCATGCTGCACCGCGTGCTGGAAACCCGGCGCGGCAACCCGCTCACGCTGTGCGTGATTTATCTGCTGGTGGCCCAGCGCCTGGAGCTGCCGGTGTTCGGTGTGAACCTGCCCAACTTGTTCGTGCTCACCTTCCGCCCCGAAACGCCCCTTATCGAGCCGTTCTACATCAACTGCTACAACCGGGGCCTGATCCTGACCCGCACCGACATCGAGCACTACATCGTGCAGCTCAACCTCACGTCCAACGACATCTTCTACGAGCCCTGCTCGCACCTCGATATCGTGCGGCGCGCGCTACGCAACCTGCAGCTCAGCTTCGAGAAGCTGCAGGAGCCGGCCAAGGCCACCGAAGTGGCCCAGCTGCTTACCATCCTCACCGACGAGCCGGCCACACCGCCGGACGCGCCCGAGGAAGAAGAGTAG